One Gloeothece verrucosa PCC 7822 DNA window includes the following coding sequences:
- a CDS encoding fatty acid desaturase: MTENIAKKIFAFSLNHQRSIKIKNLMNYSEIIAVTTDFMKYEAVKRKKEAQKFYEKTVFINLATCFLGYVVMIKIAAILPDNFAYFSIFDVIMFILSTSFLSISLYYLGTLLHDYIHAEQYYSKRANFAMKYLLPIVFPLNASAYRWGHFSHHSNTNRYEEKLDTLPPFINQKTLGAFWLNVIIHSFMLSLILIVRLMIKPFFMVSEKTQLIYFNYISPIGLVSPQAYSLRKNYKEFSKILIGDSITLGCFLIFWEMSKLSMMFIFMYLFTLVITASCIAFRTLVDHALINVKGQEGAMKANFYFTSNFSEKYFWYAGFATYHLLHHINSSIPNYFCKEVNDILCQQFPEYHKLHEKRNNLRLIIRDFFSKNIQEADLLNI, translated from the coding sequence ATGACAGAGAATATTGCAAAAAAAATATTTGCTTTCTCACTCAATCATCAACGCTCAATAAAAATTAAAAATCTCATGAATTATTCGGAAATTATTGCTGTCACTACAGATTTCATGAAATATGAAGCTGTAAAAAGAAAAAAAGAAGCTCAAAAATTTTATGAAAAAACTGTGTTCATTAATCTAGCGACTTGTTTTTTAGGATATGTCGTTATGATTAAAATCGCAGCGATTCTTCCCGATAACTTCGCTTATTTTTCGATTTTTGATGTCATAATGTTCATTTTGTCAACCAGTTTTTTATCTATTTCTTTGTATTATCTGGGCACTTTATTACATGATTATATTCATGCTGAGCAATATTATTCAAAACGAGCTAATTTTGCGATGAAATATCTATTACCAATAGTTTTTCCTCTCAATGCTTCAGCCTATAGGTGGGGACATTTCAGTCATCATTCAAATACCAATAGATATGAAGAAAAGCTAGATACTTTACCTCCGTTTATCAATCAAAAAACTTTAGGGGCTTTTTGGTTAAACGTGATTATTCATTCATTTATGCTTTCTTTAATTCTCATTGTGCGTCTGATGATTAAACCATTTTTTATGGTTTCAGAAAAAACACAGCTTATTTATTTTAATTATATAAGTCCCATTGGTTTAGTTTCGCCCCAAGCATACTCCCTAAGAAAAAATTATAAAGAGTTTTCTAAAATTCTTATTGGCGACTCCATTACTTTAGGTTGTTTTCTGATCTTTTGGGAAATGTCTAAATTATCGATGATGTTTATATTTATGTATCTTTTTACTCTGGTAATTACCGCTTCTTGTATTGCGTTTCGGACTCTGGTCGACCATGCCCTTATTAATGTTAAAGGCCAAGAAGGTGCAATGAAAGCCAATTTTTATTTTACTTCTAATTTTTCAGAAAAATATTTTTGGTATGCGGGATTTGCCACTTACCATCTACTTCATCACATAAATTCTAGTATTCCTAATTATTTTTGTAAAGAAGTGAATGACATTCTGTGTCAGCAATTTCCCGAATATCACAAGCTACATGAAAAACGTAATAATCTAAGGCTTATCATCAGAGATTTCTTTTCAAAAAATATACAAGAGGCTGATCTCCTCAATATTTAA
- a CDS encoding nitrate ABC transporter ATP-binding protein (This model describes the ATP binding subunits of ATP-binding cassette (ABC) transporters for nitrate transport, or for bicarbonate transport, in bacteria and archaea.), whose translation MQTVKPQSLQFKAQQSFNKAFVTVENVSKVYPTPKGPYTVLENVNLTVAEGEFICVIGHSGCGKSTLLNMISGFATPTTGSVRVNGKPITKPGPDRMVVFQNYALLPWLSVFENVYLAVDAVSPNKREAEKRAIVREHLALVGLTEAAEKKPTQISGGMKQRVSIARALAIRPEVLILDEPFGALDAITKEELQEELLKIWNDHRCTVLMITHDIDEALFLADRLVMMTNGPHATIGEIMTIPFSRPRDRDRIMEDPQYYDLRNYALDFLYNRFAHDDVA comes from the coding sequence ATGCAAACAGTTAAACCTCAATCTTTACAATTCAAGGCTCAACAATCTTTTAACAAAGCTTTTGTCACGGTTGAAAATGTTTCTAAGGTTTATCCCACTCCCAAAGGTCCTTATACGGTTTTAGAAAATGTCAACTTAACGGTAGCTGAAGGCGAATTTATCTGTGTGATCGGTCACTCAGGTTGTGGTAAGTCTACTTTGTTAAATATGATCTCTGGGTTTGCCACCCCTACCACTGGTTCAGTAAGAGTTAATGGAAAACCGATCACTAAACCGGGCCCTGATCGCATGGTGGTTTTCCAAAACTACGCCCTTTTACCTTGGTTAAGTGTTTTTGAAAATGTTTATTTGGCAGTTGATGCGGTTTCTCCTAACAAGCGCGAAGCTGAAAAACGCGCCATTGTCAGAGAACATTTGGCGTTAGTAGGGTTGACTGAAGCGGCTGAGAAAAAACCCACTCAAATTTCTGGGGGGATGAAACAACGGGTTTCTATTGCCCGGGCGTTAGCGATTCGTCCTGAAGTGCTGATTTTAGATGAACCTTTTGGGGCGCTAGATGCTATTACCAAAGAAGAATTACAAGAAGAATTATTGAAAATTTGGAACGATCATCGCTGTACCGTGTTGATGATTACCCATGATATTGATGAAGCCCTCTTTTTAGCGGATCGTTTGGTAATGATGACTAACGGACCTCATGCAACCATCGGGGAAATTATGACAATTCCTTTCTCCCGCCCCAGAGACAGAGACCGCATTATGGAAGACCCTCAATATTACGATCTCCGCAATTATGCCCTAGATTTCCTCTATAACCGTTTTGCCCACGATGATGTAGCTTAA